A genomic stretch from Rhodobacterales bacterium HKCCA1288 includes:
- a CDS encoding Rieske 2Fe-2S domain-containing protein produces MAEWIDACAATDIAEEDVIRFDHGDRTFIIVRDHEDNYYCTDGLCTHEDVHLCEGLVVEATIECPKHSSIFDVSTGEVETPPACENLHTYKTKVEAGRVFVEI; encoded by the coding sequence ATGGCCGAATGGATTGACGCCTGCGCCGCCACTGACATCGCCGAAGAAGATGTGATCCGCTTTGATCACGGGGATCGTACTTTTATCATCGTGCGCGATCACGAGGATAATTACTATTGCACAGACGGGCTCTGCACCCATGAAGATGTGCATCTGTGCGAGGGCTTGGTCGTAGAAGCCACGATTGAATGTCCAAAACATTCCTCGATTTTTGATGTCAGCACAGGCGAAGTTGAAACACCCCCCGCCTGCGAGAATTTGCACACCTATAAAACCAAGGTCGAAGCGGGCCGCGTGTTTGTGGAGATCTAA
- a CDS encoding TIM barrel protein, whose translation MAFELAACAEMLWQDKPISWRAARLHEMGFGVGLWNWPAWDIDALARTGATFTIMNGYLQGRLADAEGADMLLASAAEAVEQGKRLGVARYNLHGTGLGDQGLPIPQLAHVAPGMWQRARDTLHRICDLAAREGVVFTLENLNLRDHPGCPFSSTNDVLELVSSINRPELRINLDLYHTQIGEGDVIRWAEACLPWIGEVQVADNPGRCEPGTGEMHWPNIARALQKMGYNGPVGMEAFASRTPEEALDAFRTAFTLSPQF comes from the coding sequence ATGGCCTTTGAACTCGCCGCATGTGCCGAAATGTTGTGGCAGGATAAACCGATCTCATGGCGGGCGGCGCGCCTGCATGAGATGGGGTTTGGCGTGGGCCTGTGGAATTGGCCCGCTTGGGATATTGATGCCCTCGCCCGCACTGGTGCGACTTTCACGATAATGAACGGCTACCTGCAGGGTCGATTGGCCGATGCAGAGGGCGCAGATATGCTTTTGGCCTCTGCGGCCGAGGCGGTTGAACAAGGCAAAAGGCTTGGTGTGGCGCGGTATAATTTGCATGGCACGGGTCTGGGCGATCAGGGCCTGCCAATCCCGCAGCTTGCCCATGTCGCGCCTGGTATGTGGCAACGCGCACGCGACACGTTGCATCGCATCTGTGATCTTGCCGCGCGCGAGGGCGTGGTGTTTACGCTCGAAAACCTCAATCTGCGCGACCATCCAGGATGCCCGTTTTCAAGCACGAATGACGTCTTAGAACTGGTGTCGAGCATTAATCGCCCAGAACTGCGGATCAATCTTGATCTTTACCACACGCAAATTGGCGAAGGCGATGTGATCCGATGGGCTGAGGCCTGCCTGCCTTGGATCGGCGAGGTGCAAGTGGCCGACAACCCTGGCCGCTGCGAGCCTGGAACAGGTGAAATGCATTGGCCAAACATTGCCCGCGCCCTTCAGAAAATGGGCTACAACGGCCCCGTGGGCATGGAGGCCTTTGCCTCCCGCACCCCTGAGGAGGCGTTAGACGCGTTCCGCACAGCCTTTACCCTATCGCCACAGTTTTAA